The stretch of DNA AGCAATTGTTGCACTGGCCACGTCCAGGTACCCTGCAGCGGCTGAAATCACATTGGTGTGACGTGATTGTCTGTGTCAACGTGAAATCGACTCCGGATTTTCACGATTTACACGATTTACACGATTGGCATTTTTCACGATTTTCCTCGCGATTTTCAGATCTTCGCCGCCAGACTGGAAAGAGAGAGTGAGAGACTCAGAAAGTCCCAGAAAGACTCAGAAAAAACCCACCGATCTCAGCAACGTCACACCCTTCTTGTATAGCCTGCCATCTGTGTGACGCCGCCGCCGATGGACCCTGGGAAACGGCTGCACTAGGGCTTTGgtggttgctgctgccgctcATCCGCCGCCCGCCCAACTCCAGCGGCAGCTCActttgtttttttgatttttgatttttgatttttgatttttgatttttgattttgattttttaCACCGTTGCTTTTTTGTGCTTTTGCTCCACGCTGTGAGTGGACGATTAGGGTGCAGTACCAGACCAGACATCCAGGTTGATCCAGGGTTGAGCTTAGCGGTCAGTGTGACCTGTCCTACAGATTGATACATCAAACTGACAGCTCGAGTGCTCATTTATCCGCCACCCGCGCTCTGACAGACTGACATTCTGACACTACCGTGCGCTCACTCACGTCACGTTTCCAACACTGGTGCCAAAAGCAAAAAGTGTGTTTGGATTTGTGAAATTGGGGTAAACTTTTTTTGGCTTACTTTTATTGTCGATATACATGTTCCAAAGCCTAACGGACACAAAGACAAAAGTCATACCTCAACAGAGCCTCTACTTGTGTCCgtgtatgtacatgtctctatatatatatatatgatggtggagaagacaccTAAGGCCCATCCGACATTCTTCTTCGACCGATATCGACACCATGTACTTCTTTGTGAAAAACACCGAGACGCCCGCCAGCACCGCCAACTCGACGAttctcaacctcaatgACGAGCTCACGGTGCCAGACCCCAAGCTCGGCCTGGTTGCCACCTACGCCAGAGACGGACACGGATACAGAAAAGAAGACGACACAGACTCAGAGGACGTGGACGCACTGCCCAAAGACGAGGAGACGGGCTACGACATGCAGGCCGAGCTCGTGAGCCACCAGACCAGCACCATTGGCAACAAGACCGAAGCTGCACCCCCGTCCCTGTGGAGCTCTCTGGCACAGTTGGCCCGAATGGCGTCGGGATCCACCGAAACACAGACCCCTTCCATCGCCCTGGAGATCGGGTACCCCAACgtggaggacaagaagggcTACAAGCTCAATCTGGGGCTGGTCAAGGTGGCTCTCTATACCAAGAGTGCAAGTGGAGTGGGAAAGCCGCGATCCGGAAAGGCCGCGCGAGGACTGACCAGCCGGTCGCGTGATACAAGCCCTGTTCCCGGCTCCAACCGATGGGTGGTTCGAATGCCCCAGGCTGTGGACGCCACCCGTCTCAGAGTCTACCCCAACGGTCAGGTGACTGGCAACTACGAGTACGCCCTCAAGGCGTTTGGTCTCAAGATTGGCGTCGGGCTCTACCGACCGGTCAATGCATACCGATACAGAATCGATCGCTACGGAGTTCGACGGACCGAGTCTTCCTAATCTCAatcacaacaccaacacaagGCGCCCCAGCGCGTGACTACGCTACGCTAACCCAACggtctacaagtacagtagtaacATGACTAGTTGGTTCTAATCGCGTCGATCCGCGTTAGACCAAAATGCTGGACTAGTTACTGTTTGCAGTAGACTACACCGTTTGGGATGGCACTCTTTCCTGTCTGGCTGATAGTGAGACACTTTGTCCCTGGAGGACATGGCCCTATAGTTCCATGTGATGGTGGCGTTCACCAGAATTGGACCAAGGGCAAGTAACGATTTGACGACTATATAGATTAATTTATTGCATCACACACGGAACGACCATATCATAACACAGCTGTGGCGGCTTGTAGTCTACGTTTCAGACTAACTTCTGTCTACGGTGGGTGGGTTTTTAGTGGAGCGTACTTTGGAAGATGCGGCGATACGGCCATTAGGCGCGAAGACACCATTTTGTTCGTCCAGCACCAGGCATTTAGTTCAATTGACGGATCGTCTTTCCACCGCAACAGCCACCTATAATTAGATGGTTCAAGCTGTACTGTAACTCAGCTGTCCGAGTTCTCGATTGCAGCTCCAATGATCTACAGGGATGAATCGTATGAAACGCAGCCCAAGTGGAAATGCGCATTAGTGAGCGTTCAAGTATGGGAAATTGCCAGTATCGAATATTATGCGTTTGTCTCATTCTTGAGTATGAGGACAGCCAATGTCTCGCTGCAGTGTGCACTAGTAGTATAGGACCTACCAGGCTCCGAGAACATGGGTACAGCAttggtacgagtactcgtactgtaccaataGTTGTATGCTGTTTGAACGTACTCGAGGGCACTCTCTTTACACCTGCAGATCTGTGATCTCCATCCAAACAGTGTTACAGAGACGGCTTATGGGcggttgtacttgtaactcAGAGGAGGTTGCACTTGTTACTCGTTGTGTAGTAACTCAGAGGCGGTTGTAACTCAGAGACGGCAGACTTAGTTCAGTAACTCAGACGAGCTCAGTAACTCAGTGACCAACTCTCCAACTCAGAGACAGGTCTAACTCAGAAGAGTGGACATGGTGATAGAGCTTGAGTGACTGAGCTCGAGAGAAGTCCAGATCAAGTCCGGGAAATGAAGAGAAGTGTTAGAACCAGCTATTTCAACTGCACGTGTTCTTGCTGGTCTTGTTCCATTTGGTATTATCATCCGTCATTCTACATTCCACACTCCACACTATAGATAGCTATAACATGAGACAACCGTTATGACCGTTGGCATATATCAGGCAAAGCGAGAGACAAGGTCTAGTTTTCCAACATTGAGATCCGGGTCCAGATGCTGTTTGTGACCGAAACGAAACCAAAGCGAGCCGTAGCCCCGTGTCTTTGTGTGTGTACGACACTGGGCGGTACGAGCACTTTGTCTTCTTTCGGTTGGAATCTTCTTTCTGGACCGAGTTGCCACTCTGGACCGAGTTGCCATTCTGGACCGAGTTGCCACTCTTTGTCATCTCGGGCTTGCCAGTTTTTAACGGCCACATTGGGTTCGAGACACCAAACCGCCTTTCTTCCAGGTGGGCGACAGAAGCCATGCGACTTGTGGGAGGCAGACTGGTGCAGAGAAGCACAGTATGTTGCTCGGAGCTGGGAAAAACCACACGTGGGTAATCGGTCCGCAAGAGCAGAAAGTGGGTCCAATTTGTGTACACATACAATGGGTCACATACAATGGGTCTGTCTTCTGAGCAACTTACTAAATAGGACTCGCCTTGCCCTCTGTCAATATTGGTAAGCTCTCTCGGTCTCTAACTCTGAACGATCGACAGTACATAGCatagtgtacttgtacctgcACAGCAGCTTTTTCTTttataattttttttctcatgATTTTTCGTGCGATCGACAGAAAAACCGAACATTTAGCATATTAGACGGATACGGTCGGAAGCAGCCAGTAATAAGCAGCAGTCGGTGATCTAATTAGGCCCGAAGACCCTTCAGACTTCTCGATTAGCATGTCTGATAGACATTATCAAGCTTAGCCCAGATTGTTGTGAAAAGAGCTCGAGATATGATGGCATGTGATTGTGACACGAATCCACCGAGCGACAGACGACAAAGAGAGTGCATCTGTCATAATACTTCATAATCTCGAACGATCTACTCGCTCCCCTGCGTAGTATTCTCAAAGTTACACGTCTGGTTAATGTGGGTTTTAGTTGCGTAAAATACGGAGGCTGTGtcaagagagagagagagaaagaaagagagagagaggagagagagagagagagagagagagagagagagagagagagaagagagagagagagagagagagagagagagagatgtgAGGTCACCAGAGACGTGCAACCAAGCGTGTACGTGTTCAGAGTGTAATTAATCAGTGCTTATTGGGCATGTTAAGGTGG from Yarrowia lipolytica chromosome 1D, complete sequence encodes:
- a CDS encoding uncharacterized protein (Compare to YALI0D06171g, no similarity), with the translated sequence MYFFVKNTETPASTANSTILNLNDELTVPDPKLGLVATYARDGHGYRKEDDTDSEDVDALPKDEETGYDMQAELVSHQTSTIGNKTEAAPPSLWSSLAQLARMASGSTETQTPSIALEIGYPNVEDKKGYKLNLGLVKVALYTKSASGVGKPRSGKAARGLTSRSRDTSPVPGSNRWVVRMPQAVDATRLRVYPNGQVTGNYEYALKAFGLKIGVGLYRPVNAYRYRIDRYGVRRTESS